In the genome of Bacillus sp. S3, one region contains:
- a CDS encoding DUF3311 domain-containing protein: MRKYAQLLLIIPFIGMGALLPLANRIEPYVLGLPFLLFWIVLWMILSSVVLLIVYKLDPANKGSEVQ; the protein is encoded by the coding sequence GTGAGAAAGTATGCGCAATTATTACTGATTATTCCTTTCATTGGAATGGGTGCCCTTCTGCCGCTGGCAAATCGGATTGAACCGTATGTTTTAGGATTACCCTTTTTACTATTTTGGATTGTATTATGGATGATTCTATCATCGGTGGTTCTGTTAATTGTCTATAAATTGGATCCTGCAAATAAAGGAAGTGAAGTGCAATGA
- a CDS encoding amidohydrolase produces the protein MNQTALVNGEIISVNSRNEVFEACLIEDNKIAAVGTTEEIRKRISSTTKVIDLHGRSVLPGLIDAHMHLFLYGNTLMHLNCKEPAIHSIQELLEKLASIVQQTNAGQIIRVFGFNELMVEEQRYPTIQELDHLTEEHPIVITRTCGHIGVVNSAALKLARIDATTPDPQGGTIEKDSSGNFTGRLIENALFQFNQYAAYSEEELFKALTKAQEQLFANGITSVHDAGGFDENSFRIMQQASYKKQLKVRTYAMIGSLTDCETFTKNMLKAGVMTHTGNDFFKIGPAKLFTDGSSTGPTIATREPHTSDSDNYGYLMYTEEELYSIFSKAHQNGYQLTVHAQGDKAIEQYLGVIERLLHEHPFDDHRHRVEHLGICPPDLQEKAKALNVIPVLNPSFPYEFGESYIRNYGERTQYMYAARDLLNQGIITAAGSDAPITTVNPFVGIYTAVARLTRQNTAFGQEQTVSLMDAIRMYTYNAAYASFDEKIKGSIEAGKLADLVIVNTSLLNCPIEKITEVKVDVTILDGEIVFEKIADRIGV, from the coding sequence ATGAATCAAACAGCTCTAGTAAATGGCGAAATCATTTCAGTAAATAGTAGAAACGAAGTCTTTGAAGCATGTTTGATAGAAGACAACAAGATTGCCGCAGTAGGCACAACGGAGGAAATCAGAAAGCGCATCTCCTCCACCACAAAAGTCATTGATTTGCACGGGAGATCTGTTTTACCTGGTCTGATTGATGCGCATATGCATCTTTTTTTATATGGCAATACGTTAATGCACCTCAACTGTAAAGAACCCGCCATACATTCCATTCAAGAGTTATTGGAGAAATTAGCTTCCATTGTTCAACAGACAAATGCCGGACAAATCATCCGCGTATTTGGATTCAATGAATTAATGGTAGAGGAACAACGATATCCCACCATCCAGGAGCTTGATCACCTGACAGAAGAACATCCGATTGTCATTACACGTACCTGCGGGCATATCGGCGTGGTGAATTCAGCTGCCTTAAAATTAGCTAGAATCGATGCCACAACACCCGATCCACAAGGCGGAACGATCGAAAAAGACAGCAGCGGCAACTTTACAGGCCGCCTCATCGAGAATGCCCTTTTTCAATTTAATCAATATGCAGCCTATAGCGAGGAAGAATTATTTAAAGCGCTCACAAAGGCGCAAGAACAATTATTTGCAAACGGCATCACAAGTGTCCACGATGCAGGGGGATTCGATGAAAACAGCTTCAGAATCATGCAGCAGGCTTCCTATAAAAAGCAATTAAAGGTCAGGACTTATGCCATGATTGGCAGTCTAACTGATTGCGAAACCTTTACGAAAAACATGTTAAAGGCCGGGGTCATGACCCATACGGGCAATGACTTTTTCAAAATCGGACCTGCCAAGCTATTCACGGATGGCAGCAGCACAGGGCCGACCATTGCGACGCGCGAGCCTCACACAAGCGATTCGGACAATTACGGTTACTTAATGTATACAGAAGAAGAACTGTATTCTATTTTTTCAAAAGCACATCAAAACGGCTATCAACTTACCGTGCATGCCCAAGGCGATAAGGCGATTGAGCAATATTTAGGAGTAATCGAACGTTTATTGCATGAACACCCGTTCGATGACCATCGCCATCGTGTTGAGCATTTGGGCATATGTCCCCCGGACTTACAAGAAAAGGCTAAAGCGCTTAACGTTATTCCGGTTCTCAATCCATCATTCCCGTATGAATTCGGCGAAAGCTATATTCGCAATTATGGTGAGCGAACCCAATATATGTATGCGGCAAGGGACTTACTGAACCAAGGCATCATCACCGCCGCCGGCTCAGATGCGCCTATCACAACCGTTAATCCATTCGTAGGCATTTACACAGCCGTTGCCCGCTTAACCAGACAAAACACAGCTTTTGGACAAGAGCAAACCGTATCACTAATGGATGCCATTCGTATGTACACGTATAACGCGGCCTACGCAAGCTTCGATGAAAAGATAAAAGGCAGCATTGAAGCAGGGAAATTGGCTGATTTAGTGATTGTAAATACTTCCCTATTAAACTGTCCAATCGAAAAAATTACCGAAGTAAAGGTGGATGTAACCATACTAGATGGTGAAATAGTTTTTGAAAAAATTGCTGATAGGATTGGAGTGTGA
- a CDS encoding aspartate aminotransferase family protein has product MENVRITENLVTKDEKYLWHAMKPYNPQATAIIQKAEGAWLTDIEGNRYLDAMSGLWCVNIGYGREEMAKAAYDQLLENNYTPLTSGHPSAILLAEKISDLLGGDYVVFFSNSGSEANETAFKIARQYHQQKGQGTRYKIVSRYRSYHGNSMGSLAATGQAERKYKYEPLAPGFIHVKAPDQYRNNEDGLSELPSVTAVDEIMTWEHSETIAAMIMEPIITGGGVIMPQDGYLKGVKEVCEKHGALLIVDEVICGFGRTGKTFGHQNYGVKPDIITMAKGLTSAYMPLSATAVKREVYEEFTKSGNYDFFRHVNTFGGSPAACAVALKNLEILERENLVEQSAEMGAILLEELKTRISDHPNVGDIRGKGLLVGIELVEDRDTKKPLSVEKVNQVIAKCKEQRLIIGKNGVTVAGYNNVLTLSPPLNITLEEKDFIVATLVQAIESL; this is encoded by the coding sequence ATGGAAAATGTTCGAATCACTGAAAATTTAGTCACGAAGGATGAGAAATATCTTTGGCATGCAATGAAGCCGTATAACCCGCAAGCGACTGCCATTATTCAAAAAGCAGAGGGAGCTTGGCTGACAGATATCGAGGGCAATCGTTATTTGGATGCTATGTCGGGATTATGGTGTGTAAATATTGGTTATGGAAGAGAAGAAATGGCCAAAGCTGCCTACGACCAGCTTCTGGAGAACAACTATACACCATTAACAAGCGGTCATCCTTCAGCGATTTTACTTGCTGAAAAAATCAGTGATCTATTAGGCGGAGATTATGTTGTCTTTTTTTCCAACAGCGGCTCTGAAGCAAATGAAACCGCTTTTAAAATTGCCCGGCAGTATCACCAGCAAAAAGGGCAGGGCACGCGTTATAAAATTGTCTCACGGTACCGGTCCTATCACGGGAATTCAATGGGGTCACTTGCAGCAACAGGGCAAGCAGAGCGGAAGTATAAATACGAACCATTAGCACCAGGTTTTATTCATGTGAAAGCACCGGATCAATATCGTAATAATGAGGATGGATTAAGCGAGCTGCCTTCCGTTACGGCAGTGGACGAAATTATGACATGGGAACATTCAGAAACCATTGCAGCGATGATTATGGAACCGATTATTACTGGCGGCGGGGTTATTATGCCTCAGGATGGTTACTTAAAAGGTGTTAAAGAAGTGTGTGAGAAGCATGGTGCATTATTAATTGTAGATGAAGTAATTTGCGGATTCGGACGCACTGGAAAAACGTTTGGGCACCAAAATTATGGAGTGAAGCCGGACATTATCACAATGGCAAAAGGACTTACCAGCGCCTACATGCCGCTTTCAGCAACTGCGGTAAAGAGAGAAGTTTATGAGGAGTTTACGAAAAGCGGCAATTATGACTTTTTCCGCCATGTCAATACATTTGGGGGCTCTCCAGCGGCGTGCGCGGTTGCATTGAAAAACCTCGAAATTTTGGAGCGAGAAAATTTAGTGGAACAATCTGCCGAAATGGGCGCAATATTGCTAGAAGAATTAAAAACCAGGATTTCAGATCATCCCAATGTTGGCGATATCCGCGGAAAAGGATTACTTGTTGGAATTGAGCTGGTAGAAGACCGTGATACAAAAAAACCTTTGTCTGTTGAGAAGGTTAATCAAGTGATTGCCAAGTGCAAAGAACAGCGACTCATTATTGGAAAAAATGGCGTAACCGTTGCAGGATATAACAATGTATTGACATTATCCCCACCGCTGAATATTACGTTGGAGGAAAAGGATTTTATTGTGGCAACATTGGTGCAAGCGATTGAATCATTATAA
- a CDS encoding PucR family transcriptional regulator, translated as MSYSLTVQDLFARNHFQNAEIIAGSSGVSNPVKWVHILESKEITSLIKGSELILTTGIQLVEEKAFFHFVEQLIEKGSAGLCIEYGEHIQSVPDHVIKLANDHHFPILAFSEIVPYIEITQEIHSILINQQYEMIKRLENYSQEINKLTLKITHYEHLLMRLYKYLNMNVVFIINGQQPLFIPNVKHHIYEDLREKYETTGSSKHFAKCEVNILEERYGELCIFTEDRMINEFELLVLDRTVIALSQYLLRSLYIEEKQNMHSRMVLESWLAGTIEDSVITSFLQEQSFHHLLNCSYFVLIDQVKKLKKENDLNYYKLYSRNVFEKRGFVVFLLEEKQRFIYVIADIYGHDLKHRIIDCIETIKNFRKDHQYINLSVTTAVGQIVNHYKLVHQSYETAQDTLLIRSNAAHLSYFYEDLYLHQLVLQMQKNKAIMDLAKKHLEPLYEYDAKNNGNLIITLQVYLQCNCQKNEAAEKLFIVRQTLYHRLSKIESLIGSDYMLPPKRLAVELMLLATQFQFQPAD; from the coding sequence ATGTCTTATTCGCTGACGGTTCAAGATTTATTTGCTAGAAACCATTTCCAAAATGCGGAGATTATCGCTGGTTCAAGCGGGGTATCGAACCCTGTCAAATGGGTTCATATACTAGAATCAAAAGAAATCACTAGTTTAATAAAGGGCAGCGAATTAATTTTAACAACAGGAATTCAACTCGTTGAGGAAAAGGCTTTCTTTCATTTTGTCGAACAACTGATTGAAAAAGGGTCTGCTGGACTATGCATTGAATATGGCGAGCATATTCAATCAGTGCCTGATCATGTCATCAAGTTGGCCAATGATCATCACTTCCCGATTCTAGCGTTTAGCGAAATCGTTCCTTATATTGAAATAACGCAAGAAATACATAGTATTTTAATTAATCAACAGTATGAAATGATCAAACGGTTGGAGAATTATTCACAAGAAATCAACAAATTAACTTTGAAGATCACTCACTATGAACATCTTTTAATGAGACTTTATAAATATTTAAACATGAACGTTGTCTTTATCATAAACGGCCAGCAGCCATTGTTTATACCAAATGTGAAACACCATATTTATGAGGACTTAAGGGAAAAATATGAAACAACGGGGAGTTCCAAGCATTTTGCGAAATGTGAGGTTAATATATTAGAAGAACGGTACGGGGAATTATGCATTTTCACAGAGGACCGCATGATCAATGAGTTTGAATTGTTAGTATTGGATCGAACGGTTATTGCCCTGTCACAGTATTTGCTGCGCAGCTTATATATCGAGGAGAAACAAAATATGCACTCCCGAATGGTTTTGGAATCTTGGCTAGCTGGAACCATTGAAGATTCTGTGATTACCTCCTTCTTACAGGAACAGAGTTTTCACCATTTATTAAATTGCTCTTACTTTGTATTGATTGACCAGGTTAAGAAATTGAAGAAGGAAAATGATTTAAATTATTACAAACTATACTCCCGGAATGTTTTTGAAAAAAGAGGATTCGTTGTATTTTTATTAGAAGAGAAACAAAGGTTTATTTATGTGATTGCGGATATTTATGGACATGATCTAAAACACCGTATTATTGACTGCATTGAGACAATCAAGAACTTTAGAAAGGATCATCAATATATCAATCTATCTGTCACGACCGCTGTCGGGCAGATTGTGAATCATTATAAATTAGTCCATCAAAGTTACGAAACGGCACAGGATACATTGTTAATCCGAAGCAATGCTGCCCATCTATCTTATTTTTATGAAGATCTGTATTTACATCAATTAGTTCTTCAGATGCAAAAAAATAAAGCCATTATGGATTTAGCCAAAAAACATTTAGAGCCTCTCTATGAATACGATGCTAAAAATAATGGGAATTTGATTATCACATTGCAGGTGTATCTACAATGCAATTGTCAGAAAAACGAAGCGGCGGAAAAGCTATTTATTGTTCGTCAAACGTTATATCATCGTTTATCTAAAATTGAAAGCTTAATAGGAAGTGATTATATGCTTCCACCTAAGCGTCTTGCGGTTGAATTAATGCTGCTCGCTACGCAATTTCAATTCCAGCCAGCAGATTAG
- a CDS encoding CoA-acylating methylmalonate-semialdehyde dehydrogenase: MTNITEVKELTHFIDGKMVPGESGRFSDVFNPATGEVIANVPLASANEVKAAIKKAEAAFPKWRDLSVAKRAEIVMNFRSLLKKNQDKVIELICAESGKTEEDAMGEITRGLESVDLAINAPHLMKGEYSVNVGGQINAYSAKYPLGVVAAISPFNFPIMVPLAQTSMAVAVGNAVILKASERVPMTALYISELWKEAGLPDGIWTVINGDKEAVNELLENPAVQAISFVGSTPVAHYIYETSAKYGKRVVALGGGKNNMVVMPDADLEQVANAFISAGYGAASQRCMAISTLMPVGQETADRLVAILKEKIDRLKVGAYTEGADYGPVISKQAKESILKAIDRSEAEGATIVCDGRNQDVTKNSKGFFVAPTLLDHVNPEMQIFEEEVFGPVRNVVRVDTLEEAIKLINQQQLANGVTIFTNNGLAARKFTTEIDVGMVGVNVPIPIPVGYHNFAGFKGSRFGEGQMFGPDQARFYTKTKMISERWVASSENSGLSFAFPSNK, encoded by the coding sequence ATGACAAATATTACTGAAGTGAAAGAACTTACACATTTTATTGATGGAAAAATGGTTCCCGGTGAAAGCGGCCGTTTTTCAGACGTATTCAATCCGGCGACAGGTGAAGTCATTGCGAACGTGCCATTAGCTTCGGCAAATGAAGTGAAAGCGGCCATAAAAAAGGCAGAAGCCGCCTTTCCGAAATGGCGCGATCTCTCTGTAGCAAAGCGGGCTGAAATTGTCATGAATTTCCGAAGCCTGCTAAAGAAAAATCAAGATAAAGTAATCGAATTAATCTGCGCCGAAAGCGGTAAAACGGAAGAAGACGCTATGGGCGAAATTACACGCGGATTAGAATCGGTGGATTTAGCAATTAATGCGCCGCATTTGATGAAGGGTGAATACTCAGTCAATGTAGGCGGACAAATTAATGCGTATTCAGCTAAATATCCACTTGGTGTCGTGGCGGCAATTTCTCCATTTAATTTTCCAATCATGGTGCCATTGGCGCAAACAAGCATGGCAGTGGCTGTTGGAAATGCTGTTATTTTAAAAGCTTCCGAGCGCGTGCCAATGACAGCTTTGTATATAAGTGAATTATGGAAAGAAGCTGGCCTCCCGGATGGTATTTGGACCGTCATCAATGGCGATAAAGAGGCGGTAAATGAACTGCTTGAAAATCCTGCTGTGCAGGCTATTTCGTTCGTAGGATCTACGCCGGTTGCTCACTATATTTATGAAACCAGCGCTAAATATGGCAAACGTGTTGTTGCCTTAGGAGGCGGAAAAAACAATATGGTCGTGATGCCGGATGCTGATTTGGAACAAGTTGCGAATGCTTTCATCAGCGCGGGGTATGGAGCGGCCTCACAACGTTGTATGGCAATTTCTACTTTAATGCCAGTCGGGCAGGAAACGGCTGATCGCCTGGTAGCAATTTTAAAAGAAAAGATTGATCGCTTAAAAGTAGGCGCTTATACCGAAGGCGCAGATTATGGCCCGGTTATTTCTAAGCAGGCGAAAGAAAGTATCCTAAAAGCAATTGACCGCAGTGAAGCAGAAGGCGCCACAATCGTGTGCGATGGACGTAATCAAGATGTTACCAAGAATAGCAAAGGATTCTTCGTGGCACCAACTTTGCTTGACCATGTAAATCCGGAAATGCAAATTTTTGAAGAAGAAGTTTTTGGACCTGTTCGGAATGTTGTACGTGTTGATACTTTAGAGGAAGCCATCAAATTAATTAACCAGCAACAACTGGCAAATGGCGTTACAATTTTTACGAATAATGGGCTGGCAGCCAGGAAGTTTACCACAGAAATTGATGTAGGAATGGTCGGTGTCAATGTTCCGATTCCGATTCCGGTAGGTTACCACAATTTCGCTGGTTTCAAGGGCTCAAGATTTGGTGAAGGGCAGATGTTTGGCCCGGATCAGGCACGTTTCTATACTAAGACGAAAATGATTTCGGAGCGATGGGTAGCATCTAGTGAAAATAGCGGGTTGTCGTTTGCGTTTCCTAGTAATAAATAA